The Pseudomonadota bacterium genome contains the following window.
GCTCCGCAAATCGACCCCTGAGGGGTTGTTATCACCCCCACCGCATTGCTGCGCCAGCAGCTTGCGCTGCTGGACGGGCTCCGCAAATCGGCCCCTTAGGGGCTATTGAGTGTCATTACCGTAAGCGCACCTTTATGGCTCCCATCGCCCGAGCTACACCGGCGTTCTATTTATAGCCAGTTGATCATCCGCAATGCGCAGCGAAATGCCTGCGAGAGGAATCTATAGTAAGGGGAGGTCAACTTTTGGCCCCTTCTGTTTGGAACTAGCAGCATGCACACCGTCGCACTCTTTGGAGCAGGAAAGATCGGAGAGGCCATCTCGGCTCTTCTCGGCTCGTCAGGCCGTTATACCATCAGGGTGTGCGACGGCAGCCTTGCGCGCGCGCAATTGGTTGCCAAGGGCTGGGGTGCCTGCGAAGCGCATCAACTACAGCTCTCAGATCCAGCAGCTCTAAAGCAGCTTCTTAGTGGGTGCTCTCTTGTAATCAGCGCGCTTCCATTCTCCTGCAATAAAACGGTTGCACAGGCCGCTGCCGATCTCGGTATTCATTACGCCGACCTGACCGAGGACGTTGATGCCTCGCACTTTATCGCCAAGTTATCGACTAATTCCAACTCATGCTTTATCCCACAATGTGGAATAGCACCCGGTTTTATCAGTATTGCTGCTGCGCACCTCGCTAAGCTCTTCGATACCCTCGACACCCTGAAGATGCGGGTCGGAGCGCTTCCGATCTATCCAACCAATCGCCTTAAATACAACCTGACCTGGTCAACCGACGGACTTATTAACGAGTACTGCAATCCATGCGAGGTAATTCAGGATGGAAAGATGCTCATGGTTCCGCCCCTTGAGGGATACGAACACTTCTCACTCGATGGAGATGAGTACGAGACCTTTCACACATCAGGGGGGCTTGGCACCCTCTGCCAAACCTTAAACGGGAAGGTGCGCGAGCTTAACTATAAAACCATTCGCTATCCTGGACACCGAGATCTGATGGCGTTTCTCCTAGAGGATCTGAGATTTCATGACGACCGCGACACTTTGAAAAAAATTCTGGAACGAAGCCTTTCAACCACCACTCAGGACAAGTGTATGATCCTAGTAGAGGCAACCGGCATGGATGGTGGTCGATTCCGCCAGAAGACCTATGCCAGCACCGTCTACAACCAGAGCATCGCCGGACGACACTTCGGCGCGATCCAAGCGACCACCGCTGCTGGCATCTGTGGTGTAATAGATCTCTTACTGGAGGGGCGCTTTAAAGGAAGAACTGGCCTAATCAAAGCCGAAGATATCTCCCTAACAGATTTTCTTAATAATGAATTCGGAAAGATCTTCCGCGACGATAAAGCTTTACAGGGGATCTCCTAAACAACTACCCCCTATCCCAACACCCTGGCAATCTTGTCCAGCGCAAAATCAAGATCTTGGCGTGAGATTACAAGGGGCGGAGCAAATCTAATGGTCTGTGTGCGGGTATCCTTGCAAAGCACCCCTTCGTACTTAAGCTTCTTACAAAAATCCTTCGCAGTACCGTCTGCTGGATTGATATCGATGCCGATCATTAGTCCACGTCCTCGCACCTCTTTTATAGTGCGGGAGTTTATAGCTTTGAGTCGCTCGATAAAATAAGCACCCTGCTCTGCTGCATGCTCGTGCGGCTTCTCTTCATTTATAATCGCAATAACCTCGCGAGCTATCGCGCAGGCAAACGGATTCCCACCAAAGGTGCTGCCGTGAGTTCCAGGGGTAAAGACCTGCATAATGTTGCGGTTGGCTGCGATGCAGGAGATCGGGATAATTCCCCCTCCAAGCGACTTGCCGAGGATGTAGATGTCCGGATGAACCTCTTCGTGCTCACACGCAAAAACCTTACCGGTACGGCATAGTCCAGTTTGAATCTCATCTGCTACCATCAGGACGTTTTTACGGGTACAGATCTCTCGAAGCTGTCGAATAAACCCGTCTGGCGGAATAATAATGCCCCCCTCTCCAAGGATCGGCTCAAAGATAACTCCCGCCGTGTTCTCGTTTATGGCCTCCTCAACGGCACTCGCATTGCCGTACTCGAGGATCTTAAACCCCCCGGCGAATGGCCCAAACCCACGCTGGCTATCAACAGAGGAGCTAAAACCAACTATGGTTGTCGTTCGTCCGTGAAAGTTATTTTTAAACACAACTATCTCGGCATGGTTCTCTTGTATGCCCTTTACCTCGTAGCCCCACTTACGCACAGCTTTAACAGCGGTCTCGACAGCCTCCGCTCCTGAGTTCATGAGGAGCACCTTATCCATGCCGCACAGCTGCGCCAACTCCTTACAGAGATGGGCTACTGGCTCGGCATAAAAGGCGCGGCTGACAAGGGTTAGTGTATCAAGCTGTTGATGCGCCACCTTTGTAATGCGCGCATTACAGTGCCCAAAGTTAATTGCGCTATAGGCACTTAATAGATCGATGTAACGCTTACCATCAACATCCTCAACCCAGGCCCCATTACCGGATCTTATCACTACCTCAATCGGGGCATAGTTCTGCGCCGAGTAGGTTTCAGTCATCTCAATTAGCTCTTTGTAATACATAGCAATCGTTACTGCTTATTTAAAACTTCGCAAATCCTGGATAACGTGGGAACGGAATTACATCACGGACATTCTGCATCCCGGTGATGTACATTAGGAGTCGTTCAAAACCCAATCCGAAACCAGAGTGTGGCACCGTTCCGAATTTTCTTAGATCTAGGTACCACCAATACGATGCCTCATCGAGCCCCATAGCACGTATCTTGTGCAGCAACACATCGTGTCGCTCCTCCCTCTGCGAGCCTCCAATGATCTCTCCTAGCCGCGGTACAAGCACATCCATGGCACGCACGGTTTTTTCATCCTGATTGAGGCGCATGTAGAAGGCCTTTATATCCTTGGGATAGTTCGCAACTATAACTGGCCCCCGCACATGCTCGTCTGTTAGGAAACGCTCGTGCTCAGACTGCAGGTCTATGCCCCACGAAACTGGATACTCAAAAACCTTGCCACTGCCCTGAAGAATAGATATAGCTTCGGTATAGTCAATTATAGCAAATTTTGATTCCGATACAGTCTGAAGATTTTCAATGTGTCCAGGTTGCACCCACTCCTGGCTCGCCAGAAACTCGATCTCACTTGAGCACGTTGCTAGCGTCTGTTGAATCACGCTCTGCACGAACTCCTGTGCAAGCGCCATGTTGTCCTCTAGCTCATAGAAAGCCATCTCAGGCTCAATCATCCAGAACTCAGCGAGGTGGCGCGTTGTATTTGAATTTTCAGCGCGAAAGGTCGGTCCAAATGTATAGATCCTTGAGAGGCCGGTCGCGCACACCTCACCCTCAAGTTGTCCCGATACGGTCAGGCTCGCTGGCTCTTTAAAGAAATCCTGTGCGTAATCAACCTTGCCGTTTAATATCGGAGGAGCGCTTGGATCGAGCGTTGTAACGCGAAACATCTCGCCCGCCCCTTCGCAATCCGCAGTGCTGATAATAGGGGCGTTAATGTAAAAGAATCCGCGCTCCTGAAAGAATTTATGAACTGCAAAGGCTGCCGCAGACCTAACGCGCAGCACCGCACCTATAGTAGCTGTGCGTGGACGGAGGTGCAGCACCTCGCGCAGAAATTCAAGGGAGTGCTGCTTTTTTTGTAGTGGAAATTGCTCTGGGTCAGACTCGCCGATTAACTGCAGGGATTCGACCTGGAACTCGTACTTCTGGCCCTTGGCTGGAGAGAGTATTAACTGCCCTGAAACACGAATTGAAGCTCCGGTCGAGAGCTTGGCAGCAACCTCCTGGTATCCAGCGAGGTTCGGATCTATAACGAGCTGCAAGTTTCCAACAGAGGTGCCGTCAGACAGCTCTATAAACGAGACCCTCTTCGACTGGCGGTGGGTCTTTATCCAGCCACCTAACTCCAGCGCGCCCACTGGGATACGATCCTCAAGGATCTCTCGAACAGCTATTAACCTTGCCATATAGAATCCTGACAATATGGAAAAAAGAATCGGGGTGACAAGATTCGAACTTGCGACCCCTAGTTCCCAAAACTAGTGCTCTAGCCGGGCTGAGCTACACCCCGATACGTCTTTCCATTAGATTAGATTATATGCTCTTACGTTTAGAATCAAGTTACTATTGTGGTATTTAGGGGGTTTACGAAACATCCTGGGCTGAACTTCGATTATCACACCAATCTATTACGTTCATTATCAGCCTGCAAAAGCACCATGACACCAAAAAGCCTGGGCATCACCCTAACCTGCTTCGCCATCCTGTTGATTGGCTACCTCTTACAACAGCCTGAGCCGCCGATAACCGCGGTACAAAAAAGAGCTCCGGGCAAGCGATCAGAGCTAAAAAAAGCCGTGAACAGCGAGAAACAGGCCCCCGAGATCGAGCACGCCGCAGTCAAGCCTCCCCGACCACCCCTGCGACCGCCCATCCAGCCACAAAATACGAAGGAGCTGCGCGATCCCTTCCAGCCAAATCGTTATCGATCATTAAACCAGAACACCTCCACACTGCCTGCCCTTGAGCGCCTTGAACTCTCAGAGCTACGACTCGTTGCGATCATAAAAGATATTGAGGGGGTGAGTGCGGCGTCGGTCGAGAATAGCTCTGGACTCGGATTTATGATTAGAGAGGGCACTAAGATCGGCCCACGGGGCGGATACGTTAAACATATCGGTCGTGATATAGTCACCGTTCTTGAGCCGGTCAGTCCTCAAGATCCTTTATCAAGAGAGATAAAGGAGCATCAACTAGCTCTTCGTTCAGTCGCAGTCTCTCCCCTACCGTAACCCTCGGACCGGCTCTTGTGAACGTCCGACCGGCTGATCATGCGAGCGCACAAATGCGCCACCCTCATGAATGATATTGCTCAGTCTATCTAGGGAGCGATAAGAGACCGCCTCAGCCACTATCTCCTCATTTAACTCATCCTGCTCGATCAGATCTGCTATGGTAATAGCAACCCGCAACACGCGGGTGTAACCACGTGCACTCATTCCCAAACGCTTCATCGCCTCACCTAGGAGCGCTCGTGCCCCTTGAGTTATCCTTGTCTGCGTACGCAGCGTCGCATCGTGCACCTCGCTGTTAAGGACCCCATTGCGTGCTATCTGCCTATCGCGAGCAGCAAATACCGCTGCTGGTGCGATCGCTTGGCTGCGCATCTGTCTCGCATCTGTCCAGACAAGATCGTCAACATCAACCGCTTCAAGCTCTACGTGCAGATCAATTCGGTCCAAAATGGGCTGCGATAGCTTAGCTAAATAATCCCGGATAGCGCGATGCGAGCACCGGCACCCCCCAGCCTTTGTACCGAACCGTCCGCATGGACAGGGATTCATCGCGGCTATTAGCTGAAATCGGGCTGGATAATTAATAGACGCTTTGGCGCGCGCCACCTGGACCCACCCCGTTTCAAGAGGGGAACGCATCGCCTCAACCGTGCTACGCTTAAACTCAGGAAACTCATCTAGGAAGAGCACTCCACGGTGCGCCAAGCTAACCTCCCCAGGCCGTGGCATACCTCCCCCACCGATCAAGCCCGCATCGCTTATAATATAGTGTGGCGAGCGAAAGGGGCGCAGGCCAGAGAGCACCGGCGCCGTGGCCTGTCCAGCGATGCTATGAATTCTAAGCACCTCCAGCAGCTCGTTCGGATTCAGGGGCGGGAGAAGCGACGAGAGTCGCTCGGCCAACATACTCTTGCCACACCCTGGGGGTCCAATCATAAGGAGGTTGTGGTTTCCCGCTGCCGCGATCGCCAGAGCTCGTTTCGCCGCGCCCTGCCCAAGCACATCATCTAGGGTTTTTACTGCAACCTGAGCCTCAAAGGGCGCACGCACCTTATAGCATGGCTCTTCATCCCCCTTAAGGATTCGGATTGCCTGCGCCAGAGATCGTACCCCAATAACCTTAATCCCACCTACAACCGCCGCCTCTCCACTATTTTCTTCAGGCACAATAATACAAGAAATTCCCGACTGAACCGCCGCAAGCGCGTGCGCCGTTACACCCGGACTCCTCTTGACCTCTCCAGTAAGGGAGAGCTCCCCAACTATAGCAACATTTTCTAAAGCCCCTTGTGGAAGGGCTCCGAACGCCCTCGCCAACGCCAATGCAATTGGAAGATCGAACGCCGCGCTCTCCTTCTTAATCTCTGCTGGGGCGAGGTTTACCAGAATAATTCCGGGGGGATTGAAGCCGGCGTGTTCAAGCGCCGTAAGGATACGCTCTCGGGATTCCCTCACAGCCGCCCCTCCAAGCCCAAGGATAGTGAATCTGGGAGGAGCCCCATCTCTAACGTGAACCTCCACCTCAACCGGAACGGCGTCTAGACCTACGATACAACTTGAATGTGCACTAGCGAACATATCCTCTCTATTCGAAGTATTGTCTAAGTTGTTGCGCCACGAGAAACAAACACAGTCCCTAACATGAGAATAGCTACGGTACGGCTTGTGCTACCTTTACGGGACACCCCCAACCGGGGCTCTGTATTAGTTAGTTAGAGCCTTATTGCGGCAATATTTTCCACGAGTTGCATGGCATCTGAGATAGAAAGTAACGATTCCATTAGTGAGATCTGGCAGAGAATTCCCCCTGAGGAGCGGCTTGAGGTGCTGGCCTCTGCCCAGGCCAGGGGGATCCAGGCCTCCCTTTTACTACTTATTATGACGGGCAGCGCTGCCCTTGGTCTACGCGTGCCATGGGTCTTTTTCGGCAGCTTTCTGCTGCTTCCATTTGTATTCCAGATCGCAACGGCAAAGGCCTGGCACATCCTTAAACCACGCTCGATGCTTGAGTACATTACAGCTCGCTCGACCGCTCGAATCTATGCTTCATTTGCACAGGCCAGAGATCTCGATCTGAGCATTATCTTGCGGGGTGAGCTTGAACCGGTGAGCTCAGCCGAGACTATTGAGGGCCCTCTAGATGCAACCCTTGAGAGCCCTAGCCCAGTACCGGTCTGGGTTTCTCTCTTTCCGGACACTATGGTGATCGCCTCAGAGAGCCCTAGCGGAGCTATCCTTGAACTATCACATTCGATCCTCAATAACTTTACGATCTCAGCCGAGGGCTTCGATCTCTCTGAAGGGGGTACTAGGCGACTTATCATTGAGATCGAGGGGCACCCAGGCAAGATCTCTAAATGGCACCTTACAGGCCCCCATCCATCTGCGTTGCTGGCGTGTGAGAGACGGGCACACGGTTTTATTGCAAAGCATAAAAAAACCGTAGATGCGAAGGGGCTTACACACCAACGGAAAACAGCACCTCTTGGTCTTAGCGCGGCGCTAGCGTAACGGCGTTTCCATAAAAAAGATGCCCTATACCGTTACTAAGAAGCCTTTTTAGACATCCTAACTTCAGGCTATAATTTGCCAATTCTTAGGCGTATTCTATTTATGAAATTATTCAGCGATTTATTTAAGAGAACAAGCTCTTTTGTACGAACCACCGCAGCTGTGCTGCTCTGCACAATTGCGCCCCTAAGTTTTATTGTACTTATCAACTCCGCTCAGGCTGAGCGCCAACTTACAGGTGCAACAACCCTCTCCTCCAAAGATCGTGTCAGCATTATCCTCGATCGCGAACGGGCCGATGATGGTACCTACGTCGTTCTTAAGGTCGTACTTCCCAAGGATGTTAAGATAGATGCCTTTATGCTCCCTAGCCCGCCCAGGATCGTGCTCGATCTGGATGGTGCTAGCGTAAGAAAAAGCGAGACATTTTTGGCCCCTACTAACGGGATCGTTAAGCAGGTACGACTCGGATCGCACCCGGGCAAGTTACGAATAGTAGTCGATCTACTGCGGGCCGAGGCTCCAAAGTATGACTGGAAGGCAGGCAAGCGTCAGGTGATCCTGCGCATGCTAGAGGAGGCAGCTGAGTCAGTGCCTGCTCCTATTGCACCATTAGTTCAAGCCTTATCTCAAATCGAACAATCTGAGGCCCTACCCGCCAAAGACTCCGGAGCTCTAGATAGCTTAGCAGTTTTACCGCAACTCCCTGCGGGGGCTGATGTCGCTAGCGCTCCATCAGAAACACTTGGTTTAACCGAGCAGATAGCTACTATTGAGACGCCTGCGTCAGATAAAAAAGTCTCTGAACTAACTGCTCCAAAACAGGATGAGGTCGTACTTGAAAAAGAGGTGCTACCTGAGCCAATTAAGGAGCAAGCTCTGGATCTAGGCGGCGCGAAGCCTGTGGTAGATAGTAAAGCTGCCGCTTCTAACCTTGCTGCAATAGAGAAAAACGCCGCTGCTCCGCAAGCTCCAGCTGCAGCCATAAAGATAATCGGCTACCGCTTCGAGTACATGGAGCCGAACAAAACCCCGGTACTTAAGATCTCCCTTAATTCAGACAAGGCCAAAGCACAGATCAGTAAGGTCGATGGCATGACCTATAAGATAGTTATTCCAACCAGCAAGCTTGCCAACGAGGATCTAGTTTTGCCGCAATTTCCACCCGCAGATTTTGTCGGGTTTATTATGGTTGTAACTGAGGAGGTGTCGGACTCGGTTGAAATTACCGTTAGCGTTGAGGAGGGCACCTCAATTACAACCCTTGTACGGGGTGATGAAATCTGGGTGCAGCCCCCCGGCGTATAGCGTATCGATGCTCGTAAAGGGTAGCCTCCCTTTGTTCTAAAGGGTATCGTAACTATTCATCCAATCAGATACGTGTACGTTAGTCCCTATCAAGGGGCGAGTTTGCGGAGCAAACTGGGGTGAAAACAATAACTATTCACCCCTAAAATAAGCGTCCCCGATCAGGGAACGTCAAGAAAGGTGGTGTCCTTAGGGCCGATCGCAAGATCGAATCCTTTTAACTCTCGACAAGTTGATACTGGGGTGAATAGTTACATGAAGATTGCACTGATCCAAACTGATATCGCCTGGAATGATCCTGCTAAGAATGTAGGGGCATGTACTGAACTAGCAATTCAAGCGGTCAGTCAAGGGGCGGAGCTCCTCATCTTTCCAGAGATGTTTACCTGTGGGTTCTCACTTCCAGAGGGCGAACTGGCTCAGGCTAGCGCCGCAAGCGGCCGCTCCTTTCTACTCTCAACTGCTAAAGAACATGCTGTCTTTACGGTCGGCTCACTTCCAGAGGTTAGCGCAGAGGGCGCGCTTTTCAACACCGCTTATCTCTATCGACCAGATGGTTCGTTTGAAAGCTACCGCAAGATGCACCTCTTCTCCTACGGAGATGAAAGCCCCAGATACTCCCCCGGAGATCAAACCCTTTCGGTAGAGATCGGTAACCTACGTTGCTCAATCTTTATCTGCTACGATCTGCGCTTCCCCGTTCCATTCCACCAACTCGCCTCAAAAACTGACCTATATATCGTTGTGGCTAATTGGCCCGCAGCGCGGCGCGAACATTGGCTTACGCTCCTAAAGGCGCGCGCCATCGAAAATCAAGCATTCGTTGCCGGCGTTAATCGTGTTGGTGAGGGTAATGGACTTCAGTATAGCGGTGATTCGGTGCTCTTTGCTCCCGATGGTAGCGCTCTTACAGAGCTCTCCTCAGCTCAATCCGCAATCGTACACGAGCTAGATCTAAATCAGCTCTTATCGTTGAGAGAGAGATTTCCTGTGCTCCGAGATCGACGTTCAGATCTATATGAAAAGTTGTCGTAATGGTTACCACAAAAACCACTCACCCTACCCCCCTTTCATGGAAAGGGGTTCCTCATCCAATAAGTGTGGGTGGGAAGCTACTGGATGATGGCATAACTATGGGCGGCAGTTGGAAGAAAAGCCGGTCGAAGAATGTAAGATAATGGATGCTGAATCCCTACGCCGGAACGTGAACCGCTTCCCGCGCAGGGGTTTTCCAACTAATGTACCCACACTTATCGGTGAGGAACCAAAACTCCTACGAGTTTTTTGAGCAGCTTGACGGCCATGCTGTCAAAGCTGGTTTTTAAGGGTTAACCGGTATCGGAGCGGGAGCAGGTAACGGGAAGCGGTTCACGTTCCCGCGCAGGGGTTTTCCATCTAATGTACCCACACTTATAGGTGAGGAACCCGTTTCTTTGGCCCCTCATCCAAGCCCCTTACGGCACAAGATTCTAGGCTCTATTCTAGCCCCATATTTTATGGAGAATACTCTGTAGCTGCGCTATATCCGCTCAATCTTTAGCGACTCGCCAACGAGCTTAAGGAGTGATCCTTTGCCGTTAATACTTGTTTCAAGCACGACGTCCTTCTCCCATAACTTGGCCACATGCCGCAGGGTTTGCTCCGCGTACTCTAGTTGTAGATCTCGACTGTCGTGGTAGTGCTTAAGGTACAGGATTCTGTTCTTACCGAAATCTGCATCCTCCACCTTAATACATGGAATAGATCCGGTGCCCACACTCTTAATAAGGGTCTCGCGCATATCCTTCCAACTCCCCTCATCAGCAACCTTCGTTACGATCCGCTCCTTGCCACGGCGCTCATGCTGAAAGAGGTTAAGCTCCTCCATAATATCGCGTGTAAGAAAGCGCCTGAGGAAGGATTGATCACGATCCGCCTCACGAACCTCAAAGATCTTTCGTCTGCCTGGGGTATCGTTCTCATCCTGGCCCTCTGTTTTTACGGGAGGCGCGCTATCATCCCACTCGCGCCCGGTTTCCCCTGCATTCCAGCGCCGCTCAATTTCATGCCACAGTACAAACCCTAAATGGTATGGATTGAGCCCGCCAGGATGTGGGCGTAGCACCTGATTATGGCGCACAAGAAACTCAAGATGCATACCCTGCGGCAACTTAAGTTCGTTTAAGAGCTTATGATGCCAATAGCTGGCCCAGCCCTCATTCATGATCTTTGTCTCCATCTGGGGCATGAAGTAGCGGGTCTGATTATCTACAATCTGAAGGATGTCTTTCTTCCACTCACTCAGGTAGGGATTATACTTAGCGATAAACTGCAGTAAATTCTCCTGGGGTTCTATCGGAGTTTTGGAAAGATCCGGCGCGATATACTGTTGTGGTGTATGAATCTCTCGCCAAGGATCGGGGGTGCGCTGCGCACGCTCCCAGGCCGCCGTGCGCTGCTCCTCCTCTGAAAGCTGCTGAATTGCAAGATTACGCGATCGTTGATAGCAAACAGCATGCGCATGATCGAGAACAGCCTCAACCTGCTCAACTCCAATTGAGGGATCCTCCATATAGCCGCTAATGCGCCTGGCCTGATTCTTAAAGGTCTCAAGCACGTGGTGCGCCTCTGTGCCGGATGTAAATGTAAAGTTATTGGCGAAAAAATCGTTATGCCCATAGACGTGCGCAATAGTGAGAACCTGCAGCAGTAAGGTATTATCCCGCATCAGATACGCTAGACAGGGATTAGAGTTGATCACCATCTCGTAGGGAAGACCCGACACTCCGTAGTCATACATGGTCTTTTGTCGCTCGTAAGATTTACCGTACGACCAATGTGGATAGTGCGACGGCATGCCGGTATACGCCATGTATCCAAGCATCTCATTGTGATCGCAGATCTCGAACTCCTGCGGATAGCAACGCAGCCCAAAACGCTCTACAAGCGCCTTAATTTTCTCATCCCACTCTGCAAGCTCTTCTACGTTAAATGACATAAGCTCCTACGGTGCAGCCGATGCGGCGCCTTCACTTTCACCAAAGACCTTACCGTGCGCCGAAACGCCGCTGGCCCTGTCCTTCATAAGAAAGCTCCTAAAGCCCTCCCAGAGGTCCTCTTTCTTCTCAATTGTTATCATGTGAAAGTTCGGTGCCTTAATCTGACCAAACACCTCCAGCATGCTGCCGCTGTAATAAGCGCTTCCAGAGGGCTTAATCTCTCCATACCCGAAGAGGTTACAGACCTTACAAAGCTCCTCTGCTGCTTGCAGCGCACGCTCGTTATCTGAGTAGAAGTTATCACCATCCGAGCAGTGAAACGCATAGATGTTCCATAGCGAGGGGTGATACCTATCGTTGATAATATCAAGAGCCTTACGATAGCCAGAGGAGATATAGGTTCCTCCAGATTCTACCTTATGGAAGAAGTCCCCCTCGGTAACCTCCTTGGCTTCAGTATGGTGCGCGATAAATACGACCTCTACATTCGTGTATTTCTGCCGTACGAATTGAAACAGAAGAAAATAGAAACTTCTCGCTAGGTACTTCTTTACGGTCCCCATCGAGCCCGATGTATCCATGATACAGAACACCACCGCGTTTGAGGTCTCTTTACTAGTTGGCGCGATATGGAAGTAGCTCATATCGTCCTTATGGAATGGAAAGCGCTGCTCCTCATCCTCCATATCGATTTCGCGACTGCCCTTAATGGCGCGCAATCGCCGCACCCGGTTACGAGCCGTGGCGCGTTTGTCGAGGCGTGGTTTGATTCCTGCTTTTCTGTGCCCTTTGCGCTTACGAGCATCATCTGAGATGATCTCTTTAAGGGATTTCTTCTCAAGCTCTGGCAGCTCAAGATCGTCGAACATAATAGCGATTAGCTCCTCTAGGGTGATATCGGTTTCAAACGCGTCGACACCAGCCTGACTACCGGCGCCCTGCCCTGGTCCCTGCCCCTCCTGTCCAGAATCGACCACATCACCAGGC
Protein-coding sequences here:
- a CDS encoding AMIN domain-containing protein, producing MKLFSDLFKRTSSFVRTTAAVLLCTIAPLSFIVLINSAQAERQLTGATTLSSKDRVSIILDRERADDGTYVVLKVVLPKDVKIDAFMLPSPPRIVLDLDGASVRKSETFLAPTNGIVKQVRLGSHPGKLRIVVDLLRAEAPKYDWKAGKRQVILRMLEEAAESVPAPIAPLVQALSQIEQSEALPAKDSGALDSLAVLPQLPAGADVASAPSETLGLTEQIATIETPASDKKVSELTAPKQDEVVLEKEVLPEPIKEQALDLGGAKPVVDSKAAASNLAAIEKNAAAPQAPAAAIKIIGYRFEYMEPNKTPVLKISLNSDKAKAQISKVDGMTYKIVIPTSKLANEDLVLPQFPPADFVGFIMVVTEEVSDSVEITVSVEEGTSITTLVRGDEIWVQPPGV
- a CDS encoding saccharopine dehydrogenase NADP-binding domain-containing protein, which gives rise to MHTVALFGAGKIGEAISALLGSSGRYTIRVCDGSLARAQLVAKGWGACEAHQLQLSDPAALKQLLSGCSLVISALPFSCNKTVAQAAADLGIHYADLTEDVDASHFIAKLSTNSNSCFIPQCGIAPGFISIAAAHLAKLFDTLDTLKMRVGALPIYPTNRLKYNLTWSTDGLINEYCNPCEVIQDGKMLMVPPLEGYEHFSLDGDEYETFHTSGGLGTLCQTLNGKVRELNYKTIRYPGHRDLMAFLLEDLRFHDDRDTLKKILERSLSTTTQDKCMILVEATGMDGGRFRQKTYASTVYNQSIAGRHFGAIQATTAAGICGVIDLLLEGRFKGRTGLIKAEDISLTDFLNNEFGKIFRDDKALQGIS
- a CDS encoding YifB family Mg chelatase-like AAA ATPase; translated protein: MFASAHSSCIVGLDAVPVEVEVHVRDGAPPRFTILGLGGAAVRESRERILTALEHAGFNPPGIILVNLAPAEIKKESAAFDLPIALALARAFGALPQGALENVAIVGELSLTGEVKRSPGVTAHALAAVQSGISCIIVPEENSGEAAVVGGIKVIGVRSLAQAIRILKGDEEPCYKVRAPFEAQVAVKTLDDVLGQGAAKRALAIAAAGNHNLLMIGPPGCGKSMLAERLSSLLPPLNPNELLEVLRIHSIAGQATAPVLSGLRPFRSPHYIISDAGLIGGGGMPRPGEVSLAHRGVLFLDEFPEFKRSTVEAMRSPLETGWVQVARAKASINYPARFQLIAAMNPCPCGRFGTKAGGCRCSHRAIRDYLAKLSQPILDRIDLHVELEAVDVDDLVWTDARQMRSQAIAPAAVFAARDRQIARNGVLNSEVHDATLRTQTRITQGARALLGEAMKRLGMSARGYTRVLRVAITIADLIEQDELNEEIVAEAVSYRSLDRLSNIIHEGGAFVRSHDQPVGRSQEPVRGLR
- the rocD gene encoding ornithine--oxo-acid transaminase, producing the protein MYYKELIEMTETYSAQNYAPIEVVIRSGNGAWVEDVDGKRYIDLLSAYSAINFGHCNARITKVAHQQLDTLTLVSRAFYAEPVAHLCKELAQLCGMDKVLLMNSGAEAVETAVKAVRKWGYEVKGIQENHAEIVVFKNNFHGRTTTIVGFSSSVDSQRGFGPFAGGFKILEYGNASAVEEAINENTAGVIFEPILGEGGIIIPPDGFIRQLREICTRKNVLMVADEIQTGLCRTGKVFACEHEEVHPDIYILGKSLGGGIIPISCIAANRNIMQVFTPGTHGSTFGGNPFACAIAREVIAIINEEKPHEHAAEQGAYFIERLKAINSRTIKEVRGRGLMIGIDINPADGTAKDFCKKLKYEGVLCKDTRTQTIRFAPPLVISRQDLDFALDKIARVLG
- a CDS encoding carbon-nitrogen family hydrolase; this encodes MKIALIQTDIAWNDPAKNVGACTELAIQAVSQGAELLIFPEMFTCGFSLPEGELAQASAASGRSFLLSTAKEHAVFTVGSLPEVSAEGALFNTAYLYRPDGSFESYRKMHLFSYGDESPRYSPGDQTLSVEIGNLRCSIFICYDLRFPVPFHQLASKTDLYIVVANWPAARREHWLTLLKARAIENQAFVAGVNRVGEGNGLQYSGDSVLFAPDGSALTELSSAQSAIVHELDLNQLLSLRERFPVLRDRRSDLYEKLS
- a CDS encoding SpoVR family protein, producing the protein MSFNVEELAEWDEKIKALVERFGLRCYPQEFEICDHNEMLGYMAYTGMPSHYPHWSYGKSYERQKTMYDYGVSGLPYEMVINSNPCLAYLMRDNTLLLQVLTIAHVYGHNDFFANNFTFTSGTEAHHVLETFKNQARRISGYMEDPSIGVEQVEAVLDHAHAVCYQRSRNLAIQQLSEEEQRTAAWERAQRTPDPWREIHTPQQYIAPDLSKTPIEPQENLLQFIAKYNPYLSEWKKDILQIVDNQTRYFMPQMETKIMNEGWASYWHHKLLNELKLPQGMHLEFLVRHNQVLRPHPGGLNPYHLGFVLWHEIERRWNAGETGREWDDSAPPVKTEGQDENDTPGRRKIFEVREADRDQSFLRRFLTRDIMEELNLFQHERRGKERIVTKVADEGSWKDMRETLIKSVGTGSIPCIKVEDADFGKNRILYLKHYHDSRDLQLEYAEQTLRHVAKLWEKDVVLETSINGKGSLLKLVGESLKIERI
- the asnS gene encoding asparagine--tRNA ligase, which codes for MARLIAVREILEDRIPVGALELGGWIKTHRQSKRVSFIELSDGTSVGNLQLVIDPNLAGYQEVAAKLSTGASIRVSGQLILSPAKGQKYEFQVESLQLIGESDPEQFPLQKKQHSLEFLREVLHLRPRTATIGAVLRVRSAAAFAVHKFFQERGFFYINAPIISTADCEGAGEMFRVTTLDPSAPPILNGKVDYAQDFFKEPASLTVSGQLEGEVCATGLSRIYTFGPTFRAENSNTTRHLAEFWMIEPEMAFYELEDNMALAQEFVQSVIQQTLATCSSEIEFLASQEWVQPGHIENLQTVSESKFAIIDYTEAISILQGSGKVFEYPVSWGIDLQSEHERFLTDEHVRGPVIVANYPKDIKAFYMRLNQDEKTVRAMDVLVPRLGEIIGGSQREERHDVLLHKIRAMGLDEASYWWYLDLRKFGTVPHSGFGLGFERLLMYITGMQNVRDVIPFPRYPGFAKF